The Crocinitomicaceae bacterium genome includes a region encoding these proteins:
- a CDS encoding efflux RND transporter permease subunit codes for MLEKIQKINILQRIWIFIIGTKKPNLLTQISVAIALCIWFYFFSWNLMSFLSMILMDTLDHANELEMAFNRVGGRYQYFLHGNITNWILIHAFIQLILSATSLVGLILIWRQIKSGFLLYIFSNAAIYVVMFFVMGPAYIWHETSLVDFVLLLMITLYFLTGYWLFYRK; via the coding sequence ATGCTTGAGAAAATTCAGAAAATAAATATTCTTCAACGAATTTGGATATTTATTATCGGCACAAAAAAACCAAATCTTTTGACACAAATTTCTGTGGCAATTGCCCTCTGCATCTGGTTCTATTTTTTCTCATGGAACCTGATGAGTTTTTTAAGTATGATTTTGATGGACACGCTTGATCATGCCAACGAACTAGAAATGGCTTTTAACCGTGTTGGCGGCAGGTATCAGTATTTTTTGCATGGCAATATTACCAATTGGATATTGATTCATGCCTTTATTCAGTTGATTCTTTCGGCAACATCACTCGTTGGTTTAATTCTAATCTGGCGACAAATAAAATCAGGATTCCTGCTCTACATTTTTTCTAACGCAGCAATCTACGTGGTCATGTTCTTTGTGATGGGACCAGCCTACATCTGGCATGAAACTTCATTGGTTGATTTTGTGCTTTTACTCATGATTACGCTCTACTTTCTAACCGGTTATTGGTTGTTTTACAGAAAATAG
- a CDS encoding C40 family peptidase, which produces MKLFLTSCIALFSVIGFSNENDSLCVSYNLRDSIVVYAENFVGTPYKWGGESTDGFDCSGFVLYVFKKFGIKLPHSSAAMGNLGVKKEKECAETGDIILFKGTQSSSIGHVGIVFDNGGEDLIFIHSSSYRGGGVKISKLSDGYYTQRFVKVVDVLS; this is translated from the coding sequence ATGAAATTATTTCTCACATCATGCATTGCTTTGTTCTCGGTTATTGGATTTTCCAATGAGAATGATTCACTTTGTGTAAGCTATAACCTGCGTGATAGCATTGTGGTATATGCTGAAAATTTTGTTGGAACTCCCTACAAGTGGGGCGGAGAATCAACAGATGGTTTTGATTGTTCAGGATTCGTACTTTATGTATTCAAAAAATTCGGAATTAAATTACCTCATTCTAGTGCAGCTATGGGTAATTTGGGTGTGAAAAAAGAAAAGGAATGTGCTGAAACCGGCGATATCATTTTATTCAAAGGCACTCAAAGTTCTAGCATTGGACATGTGGGTATCGTTTTTGATAATGGAGGAGAAGATTTGATTTTCATTCACTCATCATCCTATCGCGGAGGCGGAGTAAAAATCTCAAAACTCTCTGATGGATACTATACCCAGCGCTTTGTGAAAGTGGTGGATGTGCTTTCATAG